Proteins from a single region of Thermotoga maritima MSB8:
- a CDS encoding MurR/RpiR family transcriptional regulator, producing the protein MDVIQRIKEKYDEFTNAEKKIADTILSDPKGIIESSISDLSEKAGVKSEASVVKFYKKLGLNSFQQFKVLLAQSISRAPLEIVYEDVSSEDDTKTITEKIFKATVRAILDTLNWLDIDSIERTVDLFKNAQRIIFIGFAASAAVAFDAFHKFTRIGKNCLFSNDEHIIAAILATASPSDLLVAISHTGETISVVNFAKKAKEMKMPVVTITGNRKSTLAKYSDVVLATNTKETKIRTDAMTSRIVQLVILDTIYTLLAARDPRAIENLNKSRLAVSELKY; encoded by the coding sequence GTGGATGTTATTCAGAGGATAAAGGAAAAATACGATGAGTTCACGAATGCAGAGAAAAAAATAGCTGATACCATCCTTTCTGATCCGAAGGGAATTATAGAGAGTTCCATCAGCGATCTCAGTGAAAAAGCAGGTGTGAAGAGTGAAGCTTCCGTCGTGAAGTTTTACAAAAAACTGGGGTTAAACAGCTTTCAGCAGTTCAAGGTGCTTTTAGCCCAGAGTATCTCCAGGGCACCGCTCGAGATCGTCTACGAAGATGTCTCAAGTGAGGACGATACGAAAACCATCACGGAAAAGATATTCAAAGCAACAGTGAGGGCCATCCTGGATACACTGAACTGGCTGGATATCGATTCCATTGAAAGAACCGTCGATCTGTTCAAAAACGCTCAGAGGATCATATTCATTGGTTTTGCAGCTTCGGCCGCCGTTGCCTTCGATGCGTTTCATAAATTCACAAGAATTGGAAAAAACTGTCTGTTTTCCAACGATGAACACATCATAGCAGCCATTCTTGCCACAGCCTCACCAAGCGATCTGCTGGTTGCCATATCGCACACTGGAGAAACGATCTCCGTGGTGAACTTCGCTAAGAAAGCGAAAGAAATGAAAATGCCAGTTGTTACAATCACAGGGAATAGAAAATCCACGCTCGCGAAGTACTCAGATGTTGTTCTTGCCACCAATACGAAAGAAACGAAAATAAGAACCGATGCAATGACTTCGAGGATAGTCCAGCTTGTGATTCTTGACACGATATACACACTCTTAGCAGCAAGAGATCCAAGGGCAATAGAAAATCTCAACAAGAGTAGACTCGCAGTCTCAGAATTGAAGTACTGA
- a CDS encoding phosphoglycerate dehydrogenase, with protein sequence MKKILIVTRTFGKYSQEPVEFLRKEGFEIIRSDTIDPDILKEVDALIVGTHPVTAEMVENSSLKIIAKHGVGVDNIDLEAATKKGIPVTITAGANSLSVAELTIAFIFALSRGLVWAHNKLFLERRWEGTVGQEVSGKTLGVVGFGSIGREVVKKAVCLGMNVLVYDPYVSKDSVRLLEATPVDDLEQLLKESDFVSLHVPLNESTKNMIGERELSLMKKSAFLINTSRGELVDEEALVKALKEGRIAGAALDVFSEEPPDANSPLFECPNLITTAHIGAHTKEAIFRMNMMAAQSIVDFFKGRIPRYVVNKEVIRILKEKGYQEIS encoded by the coding sequence ATGAAAAAAATATTGATCGTGACACGAACCTTCGGAAAGTACTCTCAGGAACCTGTCGAATTCCTCAGAAAGGAAGGTTTCGAAATAATAAGATCCGATACTATAGACCCTGACATCCTGAAGGAAGTAGATGCTTTGATTGTGGGAACACACCCAGTAACAGCGGAAATGGTAGAAAACTCCAGTCTCAAGATCATAGCAAAGCACGGTGTGGGAGTGGACAACATAGATTTGGAAGCTGCCACGAAGAAAGGTATTCCCGTTACCATCACAGCCGGTGCGAATTCCCTTTCTGTTGCGGAACTTACAATCGCTTTCATCTTCGCACTGAGTAGGGGACTTGTATGGGCTCATAACAAACTGTTTCTCGAAAGAAGATGGGAAGGAACGGTGGGACAGGAAGTTTCTGGAAAAACACTGGGTGTGGTGGGGTTTGGCTCGATAGGAAGAGAAGTGGTTAAAAAGGCTGTCTGCCTTGGAATGAACGTACTGGTCTATGATCCTTACGTGAGCAAAGATAGTGTTAGATTACTGGAAGCCACCCCTGTTGATGATCTGGAACAGCTTTTGAAGGAAAGCGATTTCGTCTCACTCCATGTTCCGCTGAACGAAAGTACAAAGAACATGATAGGAGAAAGAGAACTTTCACTCATGAAGAAATCTGCTTTTTTGATCAACACCTCCCGCGGAGAGCTGGTGGATGAAGAAGCGCTTGTGAAAGCTTTGAAAGAAGGAAGAATAGCGGGTGCAGCCTTGGACGTCTTTTCTGAAGAACCTCCAGATGCCAATTCACCTCTTTTCGAATGTCCCAATCTCATCACCACGGCGCATATAGGTGCACACACAAAGGAAGCCATCTTCAGAATGAACATGATGGCCGCCCAATCTATTGTGGATTTCTTCAAAGGTAGAATACCAAGGTACGTGGTGAATAAAGAAGTGATCCGAATTTTGAAAGAAAAGGGTTATCAGGAAATATCTTGA
- a CDS encoding type II restriction-modification system DNA methyltransferase, giving the protein MKRRKSTRTSSFGVKGRESHDSSPFYSRAIYSNFSLPKPSEEDLIENPLPENLLDKVIEGDAREVLKKIPDCSIHLMVTSPPYNVGKEYDEDMTLDEYLEFIEEIMKEVYRVLVWGGRACFNVANLGRKPYIPLHAYLIHLFEKIGFLIRGEIIWDKGEAVSGSSTAWGSWMSPVNPVLRDQHEYIIVMSKGDLKRRKPSDREAKSTITREEFLEFTRSVWKFPPESAKRVGHPAPFPEELPYRCIQLYTFKGDVVLDPFAGVGTTCVAAVKTGRHFVGIEINPEYVKKAEERVKDILSKPTLFEDHC; this is encoded by the coding sequence GTGAAGAGAAGAAAATCAACAAGAACCAGTTCTTTTGGAGTAAAAGGCCGGGAAAGCCATGATTCATCTCCATTTTATAGTAGAGCGATCTATTCCAACTTTTCCCTTCCAAAACCTTCAGAGGAAGATCTCATCGAGAACCCACTTCCTGAAAATCTCTTAGACAAGGTCATTGAGGGGGATGCCAGAGAAGTTCTGAAAAAAATACCTGACTGTTCGATACATCTCATGGTGACTTCACCTCCGTACAATGTAGGGAAAGAATACGATGAAGATATGACTCTTGATGAATACCTTGAATTCATAGAAGAAATCATGAAAGAAGTGTACAGGGTTCTCGTCTGGGGTGGAAGAGCCTGTTTTAATGTAGCAAATCTTGGAAGAAAACCGTACATTCCTCTTCATGCGTATCTCATCCATTTGTTTGAAAAGATAGGCTTTTTGATACGTGGAGAGATCATTTGGGACAAAGGGGAAGCGGTGAGTGGTTCTTCGACTGCGTGGGGTTCGTGGATGTCTCCTGTAAATCCCGTGCTAAGAGATCAACACGAATATATAATTGTAATGAGTAAAGGAGATCTAAAGCGAAGAAAACCCAGTGATAGAGAAGCAAAATCAACAATAACAAGGGAAGAATTTTTAGAATTCACAAGGAGTGTGTGGAAATTTCCACCAGAGTCAGCTAAGAGAGTAGGACATCCTGCCCCCTTTCCTGAGGAACTTCCTTACCGTTGTATACAGCTCTACACCTTTAAAGGAGATGTCGTTCTCGATCCTTTTGCTGGTGTAGGAACAACTTGTGTGGCTGCCGTTAAAACAGGACGGCATTTTGTTGGAATAGAGATAAATCCCGAATACGTAAAAAAGGCCGAAGAAAGGGTAAAGGATATTCTCAGCAAACCTACTCTTTTTGAAGATCACTGTTGA
- a CDS encoding type II restriction-modification system endonuclease, protein MRKTDPLIDIFKKNKERIDILGKAWDIFYFEGRAPDVGKRRENFIVEMIRKELSHFIKSVNQAPDTERNWDIEITFQDDSTKRYSIKTTEGFSDVKIAWDGFPTKDRILTFNFQADIFYIARNKDKIILCVIDLEKLRDLQREVEKNESKLEEYYSLPSSNTNPRGFGLKSSTVKRLIELSKKEENYLEIDYKPFPVELILKAKEEYFKGWYDLIKELIEKYQQ, encoded by the coding sequence ATGAGAAAAACGGATCCTCTCATTGATATTTTCAAAAAGAACAAAGAGAGAATCGATATCCTTGGAAAAGCATGGGATATCTTTTATTTTGAAGGAAGAGCTCCCGATGTAGGTAAAAGGCGTGAGAATTTCATAGTTGAGATGATAAGAAAAGAACTTTCACACTTCATAAAATCCGTTAATCAAGCCCCAGACACAGAAAGAAACTGGGATATTGAAATAACTTTTCAAGACGACTCAACAAAGAGGTACAGTATAAAAACAACTGAAGGATTTTCCGACGTTAAAATAGCATGGGATGGATTCCCAACCAAAGATAGAATTTTAACTTTCAACTTCCAGGCAGATATATTCTACATTGCAAGAAACAAAGACAAAATAATACTATGCGTTATTGATTTAGAAAAATTGAGAGACCTACAGAGAGAAGTAGAAAAAAATGAATCAAAGTTGGAGGAGTACTACTCACTCCCGAGCAGCAACACAAACCCGCGTGGTTTTGGATTGAAGAGTTCTACTGTAAAAAGATTGATCGAGCTTTCAAAAAAAGAGGAAAACTATTTAGAGATCGATTACAAACCTTTTCCCGTTGAATTGATACTCAAAGCAAAAGAAGAATATTTCAAAGGATGGTACGATCTCATAAAAGAGTTGATAGAAAAATATCAACAGTGA
- a CDS encoding amidohydrolase family protein, with translation MIIKGALVWSGKEFVQKDLFVENGEFVEKSSEPVIDAKGYFLVPGFVDSHAHVVGTGFSKLSVQFNDWDELFERDLTSEVVVGRGWFEEPDGSVVERLDRIEAPVFLIRRCGHKAFLNKKAMEVLGVEERYLVENLEKIYEYVFKEKIAEFYRVGEEEFLKHGVTFVQSDDLYGVSVERLLSIIKHSRIRLFEKLKPKDLKPEHFGDLNKRVHVKGVKVFMDGSLGAKTALISGEYDDGTQGVQLLTEEKLEELARFCDEHDLILNVHAIGDSAVSLVLDVLERHRGHRIIHAQFVQEKDLQRVKNTTFSVQPHFFFEDQPLLKKVKVNALHYPFYRMFKAGVSISFSSDSPVSPCDPKYIAEHALKMGFSREETFYLMTEAGASQVGIKTGKIEAGYRADFCLYERNPLLFEDDPIAVFVEGEKIYEKNGSSH, from the coding sequence ATGATAATAAAAGGTGCCCTGGTGTGGAGCGGAAAGGAGTTCGTTCAAAAAGATCTGTTCGTGGAAAACGGAGAATTCGTCGAAAAATCGAGTGAACCTGTCATCGATGCGAAAGGATACTTCCTCGTTCCTGGCTTTGTCGATTCACACGCACACGTTGTGGGAACGGGCTTTTCGAAACTCAGTGTCCAGTTCAACGATTGGGACGAGCTTTTCGAAAGAGATCTCACCAGTGAAGTTGTGGTGGGAAGGGGTTGGTTCGAAGAACCAGATGGATCGGTTGTTGAGAGGTTGGACAGAATCGAAGCGCCTGTCTTTCTCATAAGAAGGTGCGGTCACAAAGCGTTTCTCAACAAAAAAGCGATGGAGGTTCTGGGAGTCGAAGAAAGGTATCTCGTAGAGAACTTGGAAAAGATCTACGAATACGTCTTCAAAGAGAAAATAGCAGAATTCTACAGAGTAGGAGAAGAGGAATTTCTCAAACACGGTGTAACATTCGTTCAGAGCGATGACCTTTACGGTGTGAGCGTGGAAAGGCTTCTTTCCATTATAAAACACTCCAGAATCAGACTCTTCGAGAAGCTGAAACCAAAGGATCTAAAACCCGAACACTTCGGAGATCTCAACAAGAGAGTGCACGTTAAAGGAGTCAAAGTCTTCATGGACGGTTCCCTTGGAGCAAAAACGGCTCTCATCTCCGGTGAATACGACGACGGAACGCAGGGTGTGCAACTTCTCACAGAAGAAAAACTCGAAGAACTGGCTCGCTTCTGCGACGAACACGATCTCATTTTGAACGTTCACGCCATAGGAGACAGTGCGGTGAGCCTTGTTCTCGATGTTCTCGAAAGACACCGCGGTCACAGAATCATCCACGCTCAGTTCGTCCAGGAAAAGGATCTACAACGGGTGAAAAACACCACTTTTTCCGTTCAGCCACATTTCTTCTTCGAAGATCAGCCCCTTTTGAAGAAAGTCAAGGTGAACGCTCTTCACTATCCGTTCTACAGAATGTTCAAAGCGGGTGTTTCTATCTCTTTCTCTTCGGATTCTCCCGTTTCACCGTGTGACCCAAAATATATCGCAGAACACGCACTCAAAATGGGTTTCTCCAGAGAAGAAACGTTCTACCTGATGACGGAAGCGGGGGCAAGTCAGGTGGGAATAAAAACAGGAAAGATAGAAGCAGGGTACAGAGCAGACTTTTGTCTCTACGAGAGAAATCCACTTCTTTTCGAGGATGATCCCATTGCGGTGTTTGTGGAGGGGGAGAAGATTTATGAGAAAAACGGATCCTCTCATTGA
- the pyrE gene encoding orotate phosphoribosyltransferase, with protein sequence MIKEILEKTGALMEGHFILSSGKHSSRYVQCARLFEFPEYGDVVGEELAKLLKKYDVETVVGPAMGGVILSYVVARYLKARSLFAERENGVMKLRRGFFVKPGEKVAVVEDVVTTGGSVKEVIELLKEYGANVVCVGSIIDRSGGKVDFGVPFESLLKLDLPVYDPEDCPLCKQGIPAEKPGSRGLK encoded by the coding sequence GTGATAAAGGAAATCCTCGAGAAAACCGGTGCTTTGATGGAAGGGCACTTCATTCTCTCTTCCGGGAAACACTCCTCAAGATACGTGCAGTGCGCACGTCTTTTCGAGTTTCCAGAGTACGGCGACGTCGTGGGAGAAGAATTAGCAAAGCTTCTGAAGAAATACGATGTTGAAACAGTAGTGGGTCCCGCAATGGGGGGAGTGATACTCTCGTACGTCGTTGCAAGGTACCTGAAAGCGAGGTCGTTGTTCGCGGAAAGAGAAAACGGAGTGATGAAACTAAGAAGGGGTTTTTTCGTGAAACCTGGAGAAAAAGTAGCGGTAGTTGAAGACGTGGTGACCACGGGTGGTTCTGTGAAGGAAGTGATAGAGCTCTTGAAAGAGTATGGAGCAAACGTGGTGTGTGTGGGTTCCATCATCGATCGCTCCGGCGGAAAAGTGGACTTTGGAGTTCCGTTCGAAAGTCTTCTGAAGCTCGACCTTCCGGTTTACGATCCTGAAGACTGTCCACTCTGCAAACAGGGAATCCCGGCAGAAAAACCGGGAAGCAGGGGATTGAAATGA
- the pyrF gene encoding orotidine-5'-phosphate decarboxylase: MTPVLSLDMEDPIRFIDENGSFEVVKVGHNLAIHGKKIFDELAKRNLKIILDLKFCDIPSTVERSIKSWDHPAIIGFTVHSCAGYESVERALSATDKHVFVVVKLTSMEGSLEDYMDRIEKLNKLGCDFVLPGPWAKALREKIKGKILVPGIRMEVKADDQKDVVTLEEMKGIANFAVLGREIYLSENPREKIKRIKEMRL, from the coding sequence ATGACACCTGTTCTCAGTCTGGACATGGAAGATCCTATCAGATTCATCGACGAAAACGGCAGTTTCGAAGTGGTGAAGGTGGGTCACAACCTCGCCATACACGGGAAAAAGATCTTCGACGAGCTCGCAAAGAGAAATTTGAAGATAATCCTCGACCTGAAGTTCTGCGATATCCCTTCAACGGTGGAACGTTCCATAAAGAGCTGGGATCACCCGGCGATCATAGGTTTCACAGTTCACTCCTGCGCTGGATACGAAAGCGTGGAGAGGGCTCTCAGTGCAACAGACAAACACGTGTTCGTTGTGGTGAAACTCACTTCCATGGAAGGATCCCTCGAGGATTACATGGACAGGATAGAAAAACTGAACAAGCTTGGGTGTGATTTCGTGCTTCCCGGTCCATGGGCAAAGGCTCTGAGAGAGAAGATAAAAGGCAAAATTCTCGTTCCCGGCATCAGAATGGAAGTGAAAGCAGACGATCAAAAGGACGTCGTAACGCTCGAAGAGATGAAGGGAATAGCGAATTTTGCTGTGCTCGGAAGAGAGATCTACCTGAGCGAAAATCCCAGAGAAAAGATCAAAAGGATAAAGGAGATGAGACTGTGA
- a CDS encoding dihydroorotate dehydrogenase → MLELKPPLVLLSGPAGFGEYLKLMDHRYVGGVLLKTVTLHPKEGNPTPRMADSDFYVINRIGLENPGIHAFVENIPELPVPMIASLGGDSFEEYLEVARVFKKVADRFYAVEFNFSCPNVKEGGLSIVKNAEEWKKLLNTLRKELPDSFLIAKVGVEGIFVEDAAEFVMKTGWDGITLVNTVRGLHFEKDTMILGGLSGPVLKPIALRAVYEVKKRFPELFVIASGGVYSVKDAEEFLKVGADVIGVGSALFKDPGVVEEIGKYLLEVKR, encoded by the coding sequence GTGCTGGAGCTGAAACCTCCCCTTGTTCTTCTCTCCGGTCCTGCCGGCTTTGGAGAGTATCTGAAGCTCATGGATCACAGATACGTGGGCGGTGTTTTGCTGAAAACCGTCACGCTCCATCCGAAAGAAGGAAACCCCACTCCCAGAATGGCAGACAGCGATTTCTACGTGATAAACAGGATCGGACTGGAAAACCCCGGAATACACGCGTTCGTTGAAAACATTCCGGAACTTCCCGTTCCCATGATCGCAAGTCTCGGCGGTGATTCTTTCGAGGAGTATCTGGAAGTGGCCCGTGTGTTCAAAAAGGTAGCGGACAGATTCTATGCGGTGGAGTTCAATTTCTCCTGTCCGAACGTGAAAGAAGGAGGACTCTCCATAGTCAAAAACGCGGAAGAGTGGAAGAAACTCCTGAACACACTTAGAAAAGAACTTCCCGACTCCTTCTTGATAGCGAAAGTGGGAGTAGAGGGTATCTTTGTGGAAGATGCCGCGGAATTTGTGATGAAAACAGGGTGGGACGGAATCACGCTCGTGAACACGGTGAGGGGACTGCATTTTGAAAAAGACACGATGATCTTAGGAGGACTTTCTGGTCCCGTGCTGAAACCGATCGCCCTCAGGGCAGTGTACGAAGTGAAGAAAAGATTCCCAGAACTCTTTGTGATAGCAAGCGGTGGTGTGTACTCCGTGAAAGACGCAGAAGAATTCCTGAAAGTGGGAGCGGACGTGATAGGAGTCGGAAGCGCTCTCTTCAAAGATCCCGGTGTTGTGGAAGAAATTGGAAAATATCTGCTGGAGGTGAAAAGATGA
- a CDS encoding dihydroorotate dehydrogenase has product MERLLLTKKKTIRVNEDTWIVLFEERIDFSPGQFVMLETPKLVRKPFVLGYWEDHTAISVQVKGKGTKWIVEEAEKIKGHGPLGNGFEKPGKGLLIISPTCLTMAEAFRKKMNVDVLVGSRTPFQIPLDHETAVGDEEFLSKLSSTGEYDWYLVSGSRGMEKVCWEHLKGKEVYFSLEEYMGCGIGACKSCAVFTKEGVKHVCTDGPIFRGDELCWS; this is encoded by the coding sequence ATGGAGAGGTTATTGCTGACCAAAAAGAAAACGATTAGAGTGAACGAGGATACCTGGATCGTTCTCTTCGAGGAGCGGATCGATTTCTCTCCAGGACAGTTCGTCATGTTGGAGACACCGAAACTCGTCAGAAAGCCTTTCGTTCTCGGATACTGGGAAGATCACACAGCGATCTCCGTTCAGGTGAAGGGAAAGGGAACGAAGTGGATCGTCGAAGAAGCAGAGAAGATAAAAGGTCACGGTCCTCTTGGAAACGGCTTCGAAAAGCCTGGAAAAGGCCTTCTCATCATCTCTCCCACATGCCTCACGATGGCCGAAGCGTTCCGAAAGAAGATGAACGTGGATGTACTCGTGGGAAGCAGAACTCCCTTCCAGATACCACTTGATCACGAAACGGCCGTTGGTGATGAGGAGTTTTTGAGTAAACTCTCCTCCACGGGAGAGTACGACTGGTACCTCGTCTCCGGTTCTCGGGGAATGGAAAAAGTCTGCTGGGAACACCTGAAAGGAAAAGAAGTTTACTTCTCGCTCGAAGAATACATGGGATGCGGAATAGGAGCGTGTAAGTCCTGTGCCGTCTTCACAAAAGAGGGTGTGAAACACGTCTGCACCGATGGTCCTATATTCAGAGGTGATGAACTGTGCTGGAGCTGA
- a CDS encoding dihydroorotase yields the protein MRIYDPFRKKWIEEEIETPFPSKGLVATFPFVDLHVHVRLNGGEDYSSLEEASLVGGFFKVVVQPNTKPLIDSKEVLERHLDLSKNRAVEFLFAVSPFGSIEAEGERVVGFSTDGIEYDYPTLVETMKKKKKALWFDHSQMYEVDGIFYEGAPLPFQKRPRSNEAIAIARTVLTGLEYGFERFHIQHVTTKYSVEVISFLKNLAKVSCEVTPHHLFFCYEDIKNTNFKINPPLGSPEDRRALIEAVKKDVIDVLATDHAPHHEKPDDFLTAPYGSTSIEIAFPAYYTALGDLELVVKKLTKKPLEVLGVEARLTEDTLVFIDPEAEFIVDAKKFKSKGKNSMFDGVRLKGKVVALKLKGRWVMIDGEVIADQKEND from the coding sequence GTGAGGATCTACGATCCGTTTAGAAAGAAATGGATAGAAGAAGAAATAGAAACACCCTTTCCCTCGAAAGGATTGGTTGCCACGTTTCCCTTTGTCGATCTTCACGTTCATGTTCGCCTCAATGGTGGAGAAGATTACAGCTCCTTAGAAGAAGCCTCCCTTGTGGGAGGCTTTTTTAAAGTGGTGGTACAGCCCAATACAAAGCCACTCATAGACAGCAAAGAAGTTCTGGAAAGACACCTGGATCTCTCCAAAAACAGAGCGGTCGAGTTTCTCTTTGCCGTTTCTCCCTTCGGATCGATCGAAGCTGAAGGAGAAAGAGTGGTGGGCTTTTCAACGGACGGCATAGAGTACGACTACCCTACACTCGTTGAAACGATGAAAAAGAAAAAGAAAGCCCTCTGGTTCGACCACAGCCAGATGTACGAGGTGGATGGAATCTTCTACGAGGGAGCTCCTCTACCGTTTCAGAAAAGACCGAGATCGAACGAAGCGATAGCCATAGCACGAACCGTTCTGACGGGCCTTGAGTACGGATTCGAAAGATTCCACATCCAGCATGTAACAACGAAGTACTCCGTAGAAGTGATATCGTTTTTGAAGAACCTGGCAAAGGTCAGCTGTGAAGTAACACCGCACCACCTGTTTTTCTGCTACGAAGACATCAAAAACACGAACTTCAAGATCAACCCTCCTCTCGGATCTCCGGAGGATAGAAGAGCTCTCATTGAGGCCGTGAAAAAAGATGTGATCGATGTTCTAGCGACGGATCACGCGCCACACCACGAAAAACCGGACGATTTTCTCACCGCTCCCTACGGCTCAACATCCATAGAAATCGCCTTTCCTGCCTATTACACAGCCCTGGGTGATCTCGAACTCGTCGTAAAAAAACTCACGAAAAAGCCCCTCGAAGTGCTCGGTGTTGAAGCTCGTCTCACAGAAGATACTCTTGTGTTCATCGATCCGGAGGCAGAGTTCATCGTGGACGCAAAAAAATTCAAAAGCAAAGGGAAGAATTCCATGTTCGACGGTGTCAGACTGAAGGGAAAAGTGGTCGCTCTTAAACTCAAAGGAAGATGGGTGATGATAGATGGAGAGGTTATTGCTGACCAAAAAGAAAACGATTAG